The nucleotide window gggatttcatcaaaaactgcatgattaaagtttgtgacgaagtttgcccagaaaaaaggcaactctttttaaatgtgagtctgagcagaaacaccattgccgagagagtagaccagttgtccatcaatctaaaagagcagcttgtgaaaaagggaaaagatttcattgcatattccttggctgtggatgagagcaccgacatttctgacattgcccagttgtcaattttcatccgcggagtggactccagcctaagcgtgacagaggagtttttggctttacgtcctatgcatggcacaactacggggcatgatttgtatgaagaggtgtcaagatgtgtaaatgagatggagctgccttgggaaaaactcgtgggtttgacaaccgacggagcacctgcgatgtgtggacacaggagcggactggtggcgaagatacgggaaaagatgcaagaggaaaacgcgacaggtgagctgacagcttatcattgtatcatacaccaggaagcgttgtgcggtaaagccttgaaaatggagcatgtaatgagcatcatcacgcgcacagttaactttatcagagccaaaggtttgaatcaccgccagttcaaggcatttctgacggagttagaaacggagcatggtgatttgccttatcacacagaggtgcgatggctaagccagggaaaggtgcttcaaagatgtttcgagcttcgtgaggagatttgtctgttcttggacagcaaagggaaagacacaacacaactccgagacgaaatgtttctgtgtgaaatggcttttctgtgtgacattacgagtcatctgaatgcaatgaacttgcagctgcagggtcgggatcatgtcatctctgatatgtacagtacagtgaaggcatttaaaaccaaactgactctgtgggagacgcagatgcggaaagaaaatttgagccactttcccagctgccagaccatgaaagagaagctctctaccagtgcgttcccgagcgcacagttggctgataaaataggtatgcttgccgctgactttcgacgccgatttgctgactttgaagcacaaaaaagcaggttggaactgctcggtaacccatttgctgttgacgtggaaagctcaccaccaaacctccaaatggagttgattgacctccaatgcaatgatgcactgagggcaaaatatgcggcagtgggtgctgcggagttcgcccgtttcctccccgacacaatgccccagctgcgcatccaggctgctcaaacgttgtctatgtttggcagcacatacctctgtgaacaactgttttctttgatgaacctgaacaaaacatcacacagaagtcgacttactgctgaacacctccactcaattctgaggatttcctcagctcagagccttaccccgaacattgatgaacttgtggaaaagatgggacaccaccaagtatcaccctcaacctcaaacaagtgaacattactgtgcaatcacatatttagagtttttactcagttcaagtttaaaagttaaagtttaatatttgttttcactgcatgttacttctccttaaacaaagtgttgtttttgattaatagatttttgcactttattttattgtatttcaatccaattatattttaaaaatatttcagttgagtggatgatagaaaattgctattattgtttttttctttgaagtaaatttagcccacttttgctaaaatagaaaatataggctactgatggtgccttgaataccggtttctttcatttaatgttcatgttatggggatttttatataaaggaaatttgtcttttgtgtctgttgaaaattaaagattactgacagagccataagaaaatattgctttatttatctgatcatattggaatatatttgttaggttttcagtaggttcaattaggttcactagactatatgcgtcatttaaaaaattttcaatgaacattcgaacagtccggccctcggcttgtagctaaattttttatttggccctccgtccatttgactttgacacccctgctgtacAATAAAACAAAAGGTCTTCATATTATCAGTTCTGCAATGCCTCTTGTCAAGCTTGATTCTTTGCCCAACTACTGTTGATGGGACAGTTTTTCATGAGAAGCACAATGAATTTACCAAGGAACAGAAAACTTTAGAATTTCATTCAGAAAGTAAAATGTGTATTGACGATTGTACACTTATTGTTTACAGAGAACATTTAATTCATCCAAAATATTACAATAAAACTTTAATTACCAAGGCTCAAAAGAGGGTAAAACACCACATGAAAACAGGGTGCCGTTGGGGACAGTACAGTCTAAAGAACTGCCCTCTAGCATAATGAGTCATAAAACATAATGTTTTTGGAGGAAAGGACACCTTTGTGTATATTGTAAAAACACTAGCCGTGGAGGCCTTGCCGTATCCCTGGCCTGATAATCATGAGTGCCAGAATGATGCATTGTTCTTCCGTCTCTTCTTACTCCAGTGCCTCATTGCTTTTCtggaatggaaacaggatgaatgAAAAttagataaataaaaaaaaatagggAGATGTCCTGAGATAATCCCAGTGTCCCACACTCCAAGCCATTTACTCTTCTGTATCCCTCATGCTACaaaaaatccccccccccccatttaaaaaaaattaatctCTCACACAACAAATATCACCTAATTTTATTCTCTCACCTTGCCCCTCCACTTCGAAGTCATCCGGCAGCAGTTTGTCCTGTCTGTTACCCAGTGTGAAGGCTAGGAAGGCCAGGATGAGAGAGTCCAAGACACAGATCATAGCCAGGATGTAGGCCCACCTCACTGTACAGTTCCCCAGGGTGTACTTGCCTGTCCGCTCGCCACACATCCTCTTCACCTCCGGGGCGTCCCAGCCGTCAGGGTAGATCATACAGCCCATCACCATCAGGATGGCTGGGGACAGACCAAGGATATACACTGGCCTTGGAGACGtccatatgtatttggacagtaaaGCTAATGCAAATGCATCCACGTTTgtggagtcacaagcttgatgtaatcattaaGTACAAGGAATATGGAACCAAATACTActcttttgactactttattacactgtaagtgaatttgtccaaatacttatgacttcttcaaatagggggggactagatacataaagtgttTTTATTTCTAAACGATttaacagatatgtatgaaaaaaaTCCtcaaaataaaaggtgacattctgtactgtcgcctcatatgaaacatttgatctcaaatccaaaatgcttgaGTATAGAGACACATTTACAATTTACTGTCTGAATACATATGGAGGTGAATGTATAGCAATACAGTGAATGATTGAgtaaatatgtactgtatgtctgtttgtgggacagacagacagacagacagacagacagacagacaggcaggcaggcaggcaggcaggcaggcagacagacagacagacagacaggcaggcaggcaggcaggcagacagacagacagacagacagacagacagacagacaggcagacaggcaggcaggcagacagacagacagacagacacacagacagacacacagacagacacagacagagagacagacagacagacagacagacagacagacagacagacagacagacagacagacagactatccACAATGGTTGTGCCAATAATACCTGATATATCATAACTGTTGTGTCAAAAGCCTTGTACATCCGTTGTAAAACCTGAGTATGTACGGAGCCTTTCGTATAGATATAGCCTTGTACTAAGAGACAAAACATTACATGTATCATGTCACATGTAATCCATCTACCCCTTGAAGGTAGGCGTGAACGTAGGTGTCAGAATCTGGACTCAAACAGAATCCCTTCGGGCTGGCGTCCACAGAGTTGTTGTCATCTGCTGACAATAGCACTGGACCCAAGCCACCTCTGAAAGAGGAGAGATGTCACTGGGGAGTCACTGACTATACACGATAGGTTTGTCACCTCTCCTGGACAACGGGGATGACAACTACAACCAGGGGCCGGTATTACTGTACATACCGTATGACTGTTTGTGAGCCAAGGTTGCCTAGAGGCTAGATAAAGAGGTGGACCAGCAAGGGCATTTTGAATACAATATACATTAAAATGTACAGGCTAGTTAGGTTAGAGAATGTCTTCTAATCTCACCTGATGCAAACTGCATCCACCCACAGATCTTGTAGACGCTCCCGGTGTTGCAAAACCAGAACAGAGTGAAACAGACCATACAGCCCACTATCAGCAGCATGGATGTACCCACGAAGAAGAGGGCTGTTCTAAAGGCTGGGGACGGGATGGACGCAAAGTCCAAGGCACTTCCTttatgaaggaggaggaggaggagcaggttgagggggaggaagagaagaagattACTGCAATGATCTCTGATGTCCAATGAAAAATTGTCTTCTGCGTTATTCAAACCCCTCCGAAAGACACACAGAATAGGCTGCACATACAGAGAGGTTGGAGCAGAGGATGACATCATATTATTagtataggatctctgtgggttggagaggctggagcagagggcagtcatactactattagtataggatctctgtgggttagagaggctggagcagagggcagTCATACTACTATTAGTATAGGATCTCTGTAGGttggagaggctggagcagagggcagtcatactactattagtataggatctctgtgggttggagaggctggagcagagggcagtcatactactattagtataggatctctgtggattggagaggctggagcagagggcagTCATACTACTATTAGTATAGGATCTCTGTAGGttggagaggctggagcagagggcagTCATACTACTATTCgtataggatctctgtgggttggagaggctggagcagagggcagtcatactactattagtataggatctctgtgggctggagaggctggagcagagggcagtcatactactattagtataggatctctgtgggttagagaggctggagcagagggcagccatactactattagtataggatctctgtgggttggagaggctggagcagagggcagTCATACTACTATTAGTATAGCATCTCTGTGGGttggagaggctggagcagagggcagtcatactactattagtataggatctctgtgggttggagaggctggagcagagggcagtcatactactattagtataggatctctgtgggttggagaggctggagcagagggcagTCATACTACTATTAGTATAGGATCTCTgtgagtgaagagactataaatgactgttatcaagatggacagagtgtagagactaaatgactgttatcaagatggacagagtgaagagactataaatgactgttatcaagatggacagagtgtagagactaaatgactgttatcaagatggacagagtgaagagactataaatgactgttatcaagatggacagagtgtagagactaaatgactgttatcaagatggacaaagtgaagagactataaatgactgttatcaagatggacagagtgtagagactaaatgactgttatcaagatggacagagtgaagagactataaatgactgttatcaagatggacaaagtgaagagactataaatgactgttatcaagatggacagagtgtagagactaaatgactgttatcaagatggacagagtgaagagactataaatgactgttatcaagatggacagagtgaagagactataaatgactgtcatcaagctggacagagtgaagagactataaatgactgttagcaagatggacagagtgaagagactataaatgactgttatcaagatggacagagtgaagagactataaatgactgttatcaagatggacagagtgaagagactataaatgactgttatctagctggacagagtgaagagactatagatgactgttatcaagctggacagagtgtagagactatagatgactgttatctagctggacagagtgtagagactgtagatgactgttatctagctggacagagtgtagagactatagatgactgttatcaagctggacagagtgtagagactatagatgactgttatctagctggacagagtgaagagactataaatgactgttatcaagctggacagagtgaagagactatagatgactgttatctagctggacagagtgtagagactatagatgactgttatcaagctggacagagtgaagagactataaatgactgttatcaagatggacagagtgtagagactatagatgactgttatctagctggacagagtgaagagactataaatgactgttatcaagctggacagagtgtagagactataaatgactgttatctagctggacagagtgaagagactataaatgactgttatcaagctggacagagtgaagagactataaatgactgttatcaagatggacagagtgtagagactatagatgactgttatctagctggacagagtgaagagactataaatgactgttatcaagctggacagagtgtagagactataaatgactgttatctagctggacagagtgaagagactataaatgactgttatcaagctggacagagtgaagagactataaatgactgttatcaagatggacagagtgtagagactataaatgactgttatcaagatggacagagtgtagagactatagatgactgttatcaagctggacagagtgaagagactatagatgactgttatctagctggacagagtgaagagactataatgactgttatcaaactggacagagtgaagagactatagatgactgttatctagctggacagagtgtagagactatagatgactgttatcaagctggacagagtgtagagactatagatgactgttatcaagctggacagagtgtagagactatagatgactgttatcaagctggacagagtgaagagactatagatgactgttatcaagctggacagagtgaagagacaatagatgactgttatcaagatggacagagtgaagagactataatgactgttatctagctggacagagtgtagagactataaatgactgttatcaagctggacagagtgaagagactataaatgactgttatcaagatggacagagtgaagagactatagatgactgttatcaagatggacagagtgaagagactataaatgactgttatcaagatggacagagtgaagagactataaatgactgttatcaagatggacagagtgaagagactataaatgactgttatcaagatggacagagtgtagagactatagatgactgttatcaagctggacagagtgaagagactataaatgactgttatctagctggacagagtgaagagactatagatgactgttatcaagctggacagagtgaagagactataaatgactgttatcaagatggacagagtgaagagactatagatgactgttatcaagatggacagagtgaagagactataaatgactgttatcaagatggacagagtgaagagactataaatgactgttatcaagatggacagagtgaagagactataaatgactgttatcaagatggacagagtgaagagactatagatgactgttatcaagatggacagagtgaagagactataaatgactgttatcaagctggacagagtgaagagactataaatgactgttatcaagatggacagagtgaagagactatagatgactgttatcaagatggacagagtgaagagactataaatgactgttatcaagatggacagagtgaagagactataaatgactgttatcaagatggacagagtgaagagactatagatgactgttatcaagctggacagagtgtagagactataaatgactgttatcaagatggacagagtgaagagactataaatgactgttatcaagatggacagagtgaagagactatagatgactgttatcaagctggacagagtgtagagactatagatgactgttatctagctagacagagtgaagagactataaatgactgttatcaagatggacagagtgaagagactatagatgactgttatctagctggacagagtgtagagactataaatgactgttatctagctggacagagtgtagagactatagatgactgttatctagctagacagagtgaagagactatagatgactgttatcaagatggacagagtgaagagactatagatgactgttatcaagatggacagagtgaagagactataaatgactgttatctagctggacagagtgaagagactataaatgactgttatcaagatggacagagtgaagagactatagatgactgttatcaagatggacagagtgaagagactatagatgactgttatcaagatggacagagtgaagagactatagatgactgttatcaagctggacagagtgaagagactatagatgactgttatcaagctggacagagtgaagagactatagatgactgttatcaagctagacagagtgaagagactatagatgactgttatcaagctggacagagtgaagagactatagatgactgttatcaagatggacagagtgaagagactatagatgactgttatctagctggacagag belongs to Salvelinus alpinus chromosome 28, SLU_Salpinus.1, whole genome shotgun sequence and includes:
- the lhfpl5b gene encoding LHFPL tetraspan subfamily member 5b isoform X1; its protein translation is MSTTEKVETKSKSEKMLPAQEAAKIYHTNYVRNARAVGVLWAIFTICFSIIEMVVFIQPYWIGDSVNTPQAGYFGLFHYCIGNALTSELICKGSALDFASIPSPAFRTALFFVGTSMLLIVGCMVCFTLFWFCNTGSVYKICGWMQFASAILMVMGCMIYPDGWDAPEVKRMCGERTGKYTLGNCTVRWAYILAMICVLDSLILAFLAFTLGNRQDKLLPDDFEVEGQEKQ
- the lhfpl5b gene encoding LHFPL tetraspan subfamily member 5b isoform X3 — its product is MSTTEKVETKSKKMVVFIQPYWIGDSVNTPQAGYFGLFHYCIGNALTSELICKGSALDFASIPSPAFRTALFFVGTSMLLIVGCMVCFTLFWFCNTGSVYKICGWMQFASAILMVMGCMIYPDGWDAPEVKRMCGERTGKYTLGNCTVRWAYILAMICVLDSLILAFLAFTLGNRQDKLLPDDFEVEGQEKQ